Genomic DNA from Prunus persica cultivar Lovell chromosome G1, Prunus_persica_NCBIv2, whole genome shotgun sequence:
TGGGGTGGCGAGTCTGGGTTGGGTGCTTTGGGGATAGGGGTGACCGAAGAGGGAAGATGGAGGTGAGGGCTGGTGAGATGAcagggagagaaagaaagggaaaaggaggtttgttaacccaaaaaaaattataaaatatttaaaatctgttatttatatttaatttgaattttaaagttttgtattataaaaatatccatATCACTTCAGCACACTTAACGATTTGTGgacataaataaacaaaagtggtaaagtgagaaaatttcagTAATTTTTAAAGATTATGGGAGTTAAGTGagaaaatttttgtttaaaggggTAAAGTGAGACCGAACTAGCGTTCGTTCTAGGgggtaaaataataattaagccTAAATGGAATATTTAAGGAGCAAATCAAAATGGCAAAAAAAAGATCAAGATTAACCTTAAAGCTCTAGCATAtagattgtttttgttttttcaccaAATAACACTTTTAATCGATACAGTTTGTAACGTTTTCTACCTTTGTCTTTATGGTTAAAAACATGGATGAGCTTATCCTGTTGCAAAACCTTAACCTTCTCAGTTATAATGAGCACAAACTCTTGGGAgataaactaaaacaaaagaacaaattgaAAGAAGGTCTATTAAAAAGAGAGTTGAATAATAGAGGCAAAGATGTAGGCAAACATAGAAGTAGTaggatatacatatatatttctcACATTCTCAAAGGTACAGTCAAAAAGTACACAAGTCTctcatttgtttttatgaGGCGATTTGATGGTAAATCCACCCTTTGTTACAAAGGCGATCAAATCCGAGTTTTATCCCTTACAATTACCTTATACAAATTTCCTGcagtagggaaaaaaaaaataacggaaaagaaaatacagtCTCACTTAATGAgatcttgaaaattttaaacctCTGTAGGAATTAATCTTGGACATATTAGCATGATTCTTGTGCTTTAATTGGAACCTTGATGAAGTCCCCTGGAGGTCCAGTACCATCAGTTTTGTTATCAACAGTGACTGGTAGTTCAAGAGCAACAACTTTCTCATCTTCGATCAACAGTGAGGAGGCTGTGGGATCTTTGCTTTTCCCCCAAACAACAGCATAGAGGCCAATGACTATGAGAATAGTTCCAAGTATGCTGCACCACAACAAGATCGTGCACCATTAAGCACAAGAGagtacataatatatttgccCTAAAAACCCACATGCATATATTGATGTATATATCTATACCTTCCAAGGTGGATTTGCTCGGCTAAAATGATGGCGGCTAGGGCGGCGGTGATGATCATGGCCAGCGGGCTAAACGCTGTCACGAAAACTGGACCTTGTTCCTTCATCACGACACCTTGCACGTAATATGCAATTCCAGAGCAAACCACCCCCTAATCACAATATAATTAAGATTCATTTTGTCAAACATCTTTCCAAAAACCCAATAAGGGAATTGCTTGTATTTATTTAACTTGTTATAAACGCTTGTAATAATATGATGAAATATTGGTACTCACAGAGTAACCAGCAGCAAGTAGCCTGGAGTCCCAGCCTATAACCCAAACACTCATGTTGTGTTCAAGTATGAACGTGGCTACGGCACCTTCCAATGCACCCATTAAGCATATCAAAGCAGTGAGAGAGAGCTCTGCTGGGTATAGCTTTAGCGTAAACGACTGcaccaaacacaaaaaataatattcaaaTTAGTTCATATTATGAACATTTGAGTCTAGCTAGCTGGCCAGCCAACCTAACAATGAGGTGCTAAAAAATACACAATCCTTTGCTAGATACTCACTTGTAGGATGAAGAAACCAGACCAACCACAGCAACGGGCTAGGAGCATGAAAGTGCCGGTGATCCAATGTTGTTCAGTGGATAAAGCGGTGGTGTTGTGGTGGCTTTGTGTTTGTCCCCTTATGATTTCGACAATAGGACCTTTGTACCATGTCATCACCATTGCTCCCATGACCGTGATTACAGTTCCGATCACCTTTGCTACACTTGGGATCTTcttgaaattgattttttctAACCTAAATAATGAGAGAATGATAAAGTGATTAAATTGATAATCTATGAAAAAGGTAAGTAATCTCAATTGCATTCATTAATTGAGTTCAACAGTTCAATATTGCTAGTGCATATGCCTTAGATGAATATGAGATGAAAGTATATCAACTTTTACCTGAAAAGAAGTGCAAAAATAAAGGTAATGGCAGGGAGAATATTAGCAGTGGCAGATGCAAATGTTGCTGAGGTGTATGTCATTCCCACAAAGTATAAATTCTGAGCAAACACTGGCCTGCGGGTAGTGATCACATTTAAAACAAAGTTAGCTATTACCTTAAACATACAGTCCACATGCAAATTaatattcattattttttttggagttGCGTATAACAAAATGCTACATGTTCTAGTGGCTTACTCGAGAAAACCAAGCACCATTATTCTTAGGAAGATCGGTAGGGTCAGTTTTGGCCTTATTTTCCTGCCAAAATAGTTGAAAATGATAAGTTTAAATAGCAtcataattataaataaataaataaataaatatatatatatatatatatatatattacacgCATGCATGTCTCTTTGTGGAAGAGAAGAGatgaaggaaaagagagaaatataGAGACCGTTCAAGAACAAGTGCGAATGGGGCAATCACAACCACGGCAATCAAATGCCTGTACACAGCAAGGACAAAGTGGCTCATGCCACGCTTCAAACCAACCATGCTGATAATGTACATGCCTGCATACCCAAATTGCAAAGAGATCATAGCCAAGTAAGGCTTTATCTTGTAAAGAAATAGAGCTAATTTTCCCTTTGCAATTTGGTCTCCCATTTTCGATTTCTCTAtgtcactcactctctctctctctgagctTCTTCTAGTACTAGTTTTCTAACAATATACTAGTACTTGTCTGAGCTTGCCAACACTAAAATGAGAATGCCCTTTTATAGAACCCAAAAAgcagaaaatataaattatgacaAGGCTAGCTGTTTCTTCTTCCTACATGTCCAAGAGCACTAATATTTTGGATTATCTTATCCATtaacaatatattttaaaaaaaaccctaatccAAGCAATTACAGTCCTTGTAGACTCTTATGTGGATTCCTATACGAAAATAGATGTAAGGGCTCTTTTTATTGGGGTCCTACAAGCAATAAGTCATAATTTGGATCCTTCATCTGAAAAAAGGTTGCCTACGTTATCAATCTTGTTCCTCAATCCATGGGAGAATTTCTGCGAACCATGACTAATTTGAATATCAATCTCAATTTGGGGTTAAGTGAAGAAATATTTGGTAATTCCAATGCTTTGATTCAATTGCCTCCACATTTTTAACATTCAATTTTAGACCAATTCAATGGTTCATATATAGGTCAcattttggatttattttcGTGTAATATTTGGAGATAATTGGGGGATTCATGTGATATGATGAATTagaaattttgtttgattaaatTTTGGTCCCAAGGGCTTGGATCTACAAAGTACAAACTGAGAGTATCATTGTCAGCATTCACCATGAGACTCACTCACTACACGTTTGCATATGGATTATGagcttatttctttttccctttttttgttggttttttggctttttatttgtttgtggaaAGTGGGGATGCAAATGAAATATAGAATTAGTGGTGTTGCTTGATGAGGTATGAAAGCAAGAGGGTTTCcaatgtggtggtggtgaagcAAATGGGTGCTATTAAGAGTGGCCACCACTTGAAAGACAT
This window encodes:
- the LOC18789956 gene encoding WAT1-related protein At1g21890 translates to MGDQIAKGKLALFLYKIKPYLAMISLQFGYAGMYIISMVGLKRGMSHFVLAVYRHLIAVVVIAPFALVLERKIRPKLTLPIFLRIMVLGFLEPVFAQNLYFVGMTYTSATFASATANILPAITFIFALLFRLEKINFKKIPSVAKVIGTVITVMGAMVMTWYKGPIVEIIRGQTQSHHNTTALSTEQHWITGTFMLLARCCGWSGFFILQSFTLKLYPAELSLTALICLMGALEGAVATFILEHNMSVWVIGWDSRLLAAGYSGVVCSGIAYYVQGVVMKEQGPVFVTAFSPLAMIITAALAAIILAEQIHLGSILGTILIVIGLYAVVWGKSKDPTASSLLIEDEKVVALELPVTVDNKTDGTGPPGDFIKVPIKAQESC